CACGATCAATATATGAATAGGCCGATACTGCCTGCGACGTAGTATGGCCTTCGACAAAACCAATTTTCTCAAGCCCATCTGGCATTACTCCTCTTAGAATATCGAAGCCTTCGTTTCTATCTTCCCACGATGTCGCCCACTTTAATTCTATTGCCTTATCTGTCGGCTGGCCAGAAAACGAAACGAGTTCTACAGGGAGAGGAGCCGATGCGTTTACGGTAAGCGTATTGTCCAATCGGAAAGTCCCAGCCGGAATACTTGCTCCCCACGCGTAAATTCTGAAGCGAACAGCTTGGGGAGTTTTTAATGAAAAAGTGGGGCTTATCGATGTTGAAGTGGTTACTGATAGAGTGCCAGTTGTAATTGTTGTTTCACTACCTGCTATTGAATAAGACAGAAGATAATTTGCAGGTCCGGCCGCAGAGCGACGGGCCGAAAGAGTAATTCCCGTTATGTCTAACTGATATCCACTATTCGGCGTTAAGGTAAATTCATAATAATCATTGGCATCCTGAGCGGAACCAGTCCACCCTGTAGCATTTATGCTTCCTGATCCTGACGTTGCCATAATGCCAGAGCCCCGCGTTATATCAGAAGCCGCAATGTTAGGGTCTTTCGAAGTCACCGGTTGAGACGTCTGGCTTCCTGTAGCTCCACTAAAGTTATACGTTGCTACTTGTGCAAAAATCACTAACGGAAGCCAACATAGTAGTAGCAGTAAAGGTATTTTCATAAACTATAATTCTATTTTAATGTAAAAATTAATATACTAATATTTTAAAAAAGTAATATTAGCATTTTAATTTAAAAAACTCATAGCTAGCTCATAAATCCGAAAGATTTTTTCAGGTTCATGAGCTAGCTATGAGTCACCACTTACCGTTTTGACTGATTGAAGGGGATAATAAAAAGAGGCTCGCTGGTTAAGCAAGCCTCTAAACAGGAATGGAATGTTTCGTTTATCGGAACAACTATCTCCGATCAACTACGGTTGGTTATAGCCCTGAAATAATACGAGCATAAATGTTGTTTGTCGCATTGACGTCATAAACAGATCCGCTATCATTCGCTACATTAACAGTAATATTGGAAACACTGCCTGAGTTAGCCGTTGTGCGGGTCAGGCTGAAGCCGACATTACGCTGCGTATTAGCATCTAAGAACTGGCCCGCTTTCATCTTCAGAGTAATTTGCTGGCCATCTACACTACTAATCACATCCCAGTTAGTATTATCAACGGCTACATCATTGCTAACATTCGATGCATCGAGTACACTAGTGCTGGTCAGCGTTCCATCGAAGGTCAGTGTATAACCGGTAGGTACGCTAAGCGTAATGGTTAACTGCCCGGATGCTGTAGAATGATAACCCACCTCATACAAATTCACCACAAAATTTCTGGCGTTATTAGGAGCTGAAGCCGCAAATTGCGACTGAATGAGCGTAATCGTTGGCGAAATATCGGGGCCATTCGTGGCCGTCACACTCACGAATGTGGTTTGTGTACAGCTTCCCTGACCAGCCAGCAAAGTAAAGGTTTGCACGCCAGCAGCGGTTAAGGTAGCCGAAACGGGTGAGCCCGTAGAGGGGCTGATAATAGCCTGAGCTGGCGCACTCCACTGATAGGTAGTAGCCCCGCTTGCTGTCAGGCTTACTGTTCCACCAATCGTGGTGGTAGCCGACGAGGCCCCAGCCAAAACCGAAATAGGCCCATCAATAGCTACGTTTCCGCTAACAGCCGTAGCAGTGGCGCTTGCTGAAGTCGATACCGTCAGCGTAAATGAACCAGCTACGGTTGGAGTAAGGCTAACCTGTGCCGTTGACGTAGATACGCCCGTTGTAGTCGTGCTGTTGGTGCCATTGGTCACTGTGTAACTATAGGTATCGCTGCCACCCAAACCGCTCACTGAAATAGCCAGATTAACAGGTTGGCCCGAACAGACTGCCGACGTACTGGTTACCAACGTAGCCGAAAGTGGAGGAGCAAACTGGAAACGAGCCGAAACGGGAAAGTGGTCGGACGTTGTTGTTCCACCAACAATCGGCCGTATTGCTGTAACCGAGTTCGGAATGTAGGCAATACCACTCGTGGGGAATGATCCGTTTGTACCGATTTCGTTCGAGATAATCAGGTGGTCGATAATATCTGGGTATGATGCCGTACTCGAAATGTTACAAGTGCTAAGCTGTTTCGTAATGGCCGTGTAATCGCTCGAAGTGATGAAATTGTTGAATGACGACACATTTGTTGTGCTCGTTGTCCCATCAATATAAATTGACTGGTCGGCATCGTCATTAAAATCGCCCATAATCATGACATTACTAGTTGGGTAGTTCGCGTCAAGATACTCTTTTAAAGACCCAAAGTCGGTTATCCGGCGGCCATACGACGATGCATCAGAGCCCGATTTGGCATGCACGCCAACCAGTTTAAAGTTCTTTGTCACTCCATTGATCGTAACATCACAACTCATTAATAATGGGAACCGATTTGATGCCCAGGAGCTTGAATTGAGCTGCGTAGCATCAGCTACAATCTGGCTGGCCGTTACGTTCTTGACAATGGCCGTGTTGTATACAAAACAAACCTTTTGGGCATAGGTGTTGGCATCACCTGACACTTCAGGAATATCAAACCAGTGTGAGTAATAAATAGGTGGCGTACGGGTTGGATCAGCACCACAGGTGTATGTATAAGACTTGCCTGTATTGGCATTCAGAGTGGCTACAATACCATCCAACTTTGTCAGGTCCGTTACTTCTTCCAGGCAGTAAATGTCCTGATTCATATTTTGCAGTTGCTGCCGCACATTATCCTGCTGTTGGGCCTCATTTGTAGGGCCAAAGCCTGTATTACCCAGCCACTCCACATTCCACCATGTAATGTCTAGCGTATTATCCGTCGAAATTCCGGCACCGCCAGTACCAACGCCAGGGCAGGAAACGGTATTCGGCGTTGCTCCGGGAACATCAGCTGTTGAGCGGGGCAAGAATTGGCAAGTACCATTGAATACGCTCACGATGCCCGTAATATCAAGAGGACCTGTAGGCTTGGTTGCTGCTACCAGATCGGTCCCGAGCTGAATCCGCATTATTACTGTACCGCTACCTGTTGTCAACGTATAGTTTGTGCTGCCTGTAAAGGTCCCACCCGATGGTGTAATAGTGTTCACTCCCGTAAGCGTCACCAGTTCGCCTTTGTGATCACAAAGGGTAGCGGCTGAAACCGTAACGGGTGTAGGAATCGAATTGGGGGATGTGGTTTTCGCAAAACAGCTAGTGAAATTTTTCAACTCCCGATCCCCGTTGTAGGTTGTCAGTACGCCCGTCACCTGCACTTCGTCGCCAATGCTTACCTCAGGCACTTCAATCGAAGTACCCGTACCTGTGTACAACAGAATACCGCCGGTAGCGTCCTGGATGTAAATGTTCGTACCAATAGTTGATGTGACACGTCCAGTTACCGTAAAGGTTATGCCATCGGCGGCATTGCGTACATCACTTATATTGTAAGAAGTACCACACACACCGCTGGCACCAGCCGTATAAACCGTTCCACTAAGCGAGACAGTTTGAGATGTAAGCACTTCAGTACTGCTCACTGTGGCGAGCCCTGAATATGGGCCAGCAGAAAGGCTACCCACTAGTCGCGTGTAAATGGTTTGACTAAGTGTACCATTACCCGCAGGCGAAATGGTGACAGCACTTGTTGAATAGCTCGAATTGTCCGTCGAAATTTCGAAATTAGCCGGAGGGCTAACCGAAACGGGCGTAGAAGGGTTGAGTAACCCGCCAATAACCGTAAATGTAGATGGCGCAGAAGGACTACTGTTATTGGCAGTATTGACCAAATTATTTACGGCTGTGGGATTTACAACAAGAAAAGGTGTTGTGACAACACTAACGGTTAGATCGTCAACGCTAAGACCAGCATCGCTTCCGGCATCGTCAACGTCCATCCAACGAAGCATAATTTTCTCGCCAACCGGGATGTTCACATTGAACGTACTACTGATCGTCTTTGCATTGGTATTGCCATCCAGAGCACCGTTTGTGGAAACAGGCGATTGACCTACAAAATCAAGTAAAGAATTGCTGGTATAGTCAGACTCACTAACCGAGTTTGCCCCAACTTTATAGGCGAACGAAAGCACATTCTGAACAGATGTACTGCTACGCCATTGCTCCCCTTTGTAGCTAACCGACAGAGCCGTAATTGGACTCCCCGTATTGTTGACTAATAAAACTCCATAATAGATAGCTTTCGCAGAACCGGAACCCACAGACCCTAAAGCGCGGTCAGTTGCGGAGGCTGCTCCATAACTATGTAGCCCACCAGCATTACTACTACCTGGATCGACCGTATATGCAGTTGCTGCATTCGTTACATTTGACCCATTCGTAATAGCGGCATACCAGCCTTGAATTGTGCTGTTATCAGACCATGTCCCCGAGCCAGAACTAGCTAACGTATTAAAATTCTGCGTATACGAGGTTGTCCCCGTCAGGCTCACCTGAGCCCTTGATGCATAAGTTACCACCAGAAAAGTTACAACGAAGAGTACAAATCTTTGCATGATGAAATGAGGCCTTAAAATGTTGATTGATTAAATTTTTACTTGGTTTGAAAACAGTTTAACCGTCTAAAATAAATCTACATTTTGCAGAATGACATCCCGGTTAATATTATTTATTTATGTTCCTTAATTAATATAATTTAAACTACTCAAATTCATAAAACAGGCCCGAAGGATATAGCAATTCTAACTCTGAAGTAACTTAATAAGCGATCTGAAGCCTTATTGCGCACGAGGTAATCCCATTGTACACTTCAGCTAATAAGCTAAATCAGGCATGGCTAAAAGCGCCCCATAAGTAAGCTAGAATCTTGACAATCAAAAGATTAACCAACATTAACTCTTGCCCTAGGATACGCATGATCTGATGAGAGAGTCGTCGTTGCCGATAAATTCCTTTATCTTTGATCACTTATCAGTATCGTGTATGTATCGATTAACTCAAAATCAGATCTCGTCTGAACTGGCTGGCGAAACGGTTATCCTCAATCATGCAGCCGGGATGTATTATGGCTTGAATGAAGTGGGTACGTTTGTGTGGGAACTGCTTAAACAGAAGCCCATGGCTTTTGACGATCTTAAAGAACAGGTCATGGCAAACTTTGAGGTCGATGAACAAACCTGTATCAACGATTTGCAGCAACTGCTGAACGACCTGGCCCATGAAAAACTGGTGGAAACGATTTAAGAAGTTCACACAGTTGTCCTCTTCGGATCAACTCCTTCTGATCCAGGCATTTTTTGTTGTTTCTACCATCCAGCTTGGACTCAAACTGTTATCGTTTCAAACGTTCAGGCAACTTTATAGCAACCTTATCAGGGCTAACAAATCTGCTGAGACTCCCCGCCAGTTGATTGACCGGGAGATTCAGGCTATTCAGAAAGTAAGTGGTCCGCTTTCCGCTTTTTGCCTGCCGCAGGCATTGGCATTAACCTACTTCCTTCGAAAAGATAAACACATTGATCTGGTCGTTGGCGTCCGCAAAAGCCATACATTTGAAGCCCATGCCTGGGTCGAGAAAAACGGAACTGTCCTGATTGGCGATTTGCCAGATCTGGATTTTCAACCAATCTGGACCTGGCATTAACCGAAACACGAGTTGCCTGTAATCCGGTTAATAAGACAGGCACTTTAACTACCGCATGCAACAGCAACTTGACCTATGGATACGGGCGATTGTCCGTTGGTTTGGCTATGTACCCAATCGGGATTTGTCGGGCTGGATATTGCTCATCATCGCCGTTGTACTAGGGCTGATCGTCGATGTTGTCATTACACAGACCATCCGGTTTGTAGTGCGCCGACGGTCGTTCCGAACACTATCCCTTTTAAAAGTATACGCCCGCTGGGCGTTCTGGTTATTTGTGCCCTCGCTGTTTTTTCTGCTGGCTACAAACTTGCAGTCGGAGCGCTTTTTACGTCGGCATCCTGTAGCCGACAAAACCGCTGAAATCCTTTTCCTGATTACGACGACCTGGTTTATCGTCCAGCTTCTAAAGGTTGGCGAAAAGCGCCTGATTTATGAATACGATACGACAAACGATACCAATCTGGCCCATCGGAAATTTGTTACGCAGGTACGTTTTTTCCGTCGACTTATTGTTATTCTGGTCATTATACTTGGGGCTTCGCTTTTACTCATTACCTTTCAGGGGAGCCGAAAAGTAGGCCTTAGTGTTCTGACATCAGCAGGGGTCGTATCGGTCGTACTTGGGTTTGCTGCCCAAAAGACCTTAGCCAACTTGCTGGCAGGTATACAGATAGCGCTCAATCAGCAGATTCGTCTGGACGATGCGGTTGTGGTTGAAAAAGAGTGGGGTCGTATTGAAGAGATAAATCTGACCAGTGTGATTGTTCGGCTTTGGGACCGTCGACGGTTAATTTTGCCTATTACCTATTTTGTCGAAACACCCTTCGAGAACTGGACCCGCTCGGATGCGTCCATCATTGGTGCCATTTTTCTCTATCTGGATTATACGGTTCCTGTTGAAGCTGTCCGGAAAAAAGCCCGCGAACTGGCCGAAAATGACCCACTCTGGACCGGCGACAGCTTTGCCGTACAAGTTACTGATACAACTCCTACCTGCATTCAGGTACGTGTACTGGTATCGGCCCAGGATGCCCCTTCAGCTTTTGACCTGCGCTGCCATATGCGGGAAAAACTAGTGGCGTTTATCCGCGACGAGTATCCACAAAGTCTGCCTCAAACCCGGCTTATGCTTGCCGAGGAGTTGAAACCTCAGGAGAACTCGACTGGCCAATAAGTCGGCTTCAAACTTTCTGAATAGGAGGCTGATTTGCAACCGTTAGTGTAAAGACATCGCTTCGGGAATAGTGTCCAACACAGTCAAAATCTAACTTGCTTTTGGCTAGTATCGAAAAGTCCAGATCGGCCGTCAGTAGCCCCTCCTGATTCCAGAGGGGCCCGGCAAGTACTTCACCCATTGGCGAAAGAATCACGCTTCCCCCACTACACATAATAGCGGGTTCGTCAGCCAGATCGGCCTGGTAGCGTTCGGGATA
This window of the Spirosoma aerolatum genome carries:
- a CDS encoding lasso peptide biosynthesis B2 protein, with amino-acid sequence MKNWWKRFKKFTQLSSSDQLLLIQAFFVVSTIQLGLKLLSFQTFRQLYSNLIRANKSAETPRQLIDREIQAIQKVSGPLSAFCLPQALALTYFLRKDKHIDLVVGVRKSHTFEAHAWVEKNGTVLIGDLPDLDFQPIWTWH
- a CDS encoding PqqD family protein, which gives rise to MYRLTQNQISSELAGETVILNHAAGMYYGLNEVGTFVWELLKQKPMAFDDLKEQVMANFEVDEQTCINDLQQLLNDLAHEKLVETI
- a CDS encoding T9SS type A sorting domain-containing protein, encoding MATSGSGSINATGWTGSAQDANDYYEFTLTPNSGYQLDITGITLSARRSAAGPANYLLSYSIAGSETTITTGTLSVTTSTSISPTFSLKTPQAVRFRIYAWGASIPAGTFRLDNTLTVNASAPLPVELVSFSGQPTDKAIELKWATSWEDRNEGFDILRGVMPDGLEKIGFVEGHTTSQAVSAYSYIDRDVKAGLVYYYRLRQRDIGGGSELSKIIAIRADFEGEALGASVYPNPNHGSFTVTTSSLETSTISLHDALGTVIPVTIRKNGQPTSASVNAVGYVTPGVYFLRFQMSEGTTRQIIKVIIE
- a CDS encoding mechanosensitive ion channel family protein yields the protein MQQQLDLWIRAIVRWFGYVPNRDLSGWILLIIAVVLGLIVDVVITQTIRFVVRRRSFRTLSLLKVYARWAFWLFVPSLFFLLATNLQSERFLRRHPVADKTAEILFLITTTWFIVQLLKVGEKRLIYEYDTTNDTNLAHRKFVTQVRFFRRLIVILVIILGASLLLITFQGSRKVGLSVLTSAGVVSVVLGFAAQKTLANLLAGIQIALNQQIRLDDAVVVEKEWGRIEEINLTSVIVRLWDRRRLILPITYFVETPFENWTRSDASIIGAIFLYLDYTVPVEAVRKKARELAENDPLWTGDSFAVQVTDTTPTCIQVRVLVSAQDAPSAFDLRCHMREKLVAFIRDEYPQSLPQTRLMLAEELKPQENSTGQ
- a CDS encoding DUF5689 domain-containing protein; the protein is MQRFVLFVVTFLVVTYASRAQVSLTGTTSYTQNFNTLASSGSGTWSDNSTIQGWYAAITNGSNVTNAATAYTVDPGSSNAGGLHSYGAASATDRALGSVGSGSAKAIYYGVLLVNNTGSPITALSVSYKGEQWRSSTSVQNVLSFAYKVGANSVSESDYTSNSLLDFVGQSPVSTNGALDGNTNAKTISSTFNVNIPVGEKIMLRWMDVDDAGSDAGLSVDDLTVSVVTTPFLVVNPTAVNNLVNTANNSSPSAPSTFTVIGGLLNPSTPVSVSPPANFEISTDNSSYSTSAVTISPAGNGTLSQTIYTRLVGSLSAGPYSGLATVSSTEVLTSQTVSLSGTVYTAGASGVCGTSYNISDVRNAADGITFTVTGRVTSTIGTNIYIQDATGGILLYTGTGTSIEVPEVSIGDEVQVTGVLTTYNGDRELKNFTSCFAKTTSPNSIPTPVTVSAATLCDHKGELVTLTGVNTITPSGGTFTGSTNYTLTTGSGTVIMRIQLGTDLVAATKPTGPLDITGIVSVFNGTCQFLPRSTADVPGATPNTVSCPGVGTGGAGISTDNTLDITWWNVEWLGNTGFGPTNEAQQQDNVRQQLQNMNQDIYCLEEVTDLTKLDGIVATLNANTGKSYTYTCGADPTRTPPIYYSHWFDIPEVSGDANTYAQKVCFVYNTAIVKNVTASQIVADATQLNSSSWASNRFPLLMSCDVTINGVTKNFKLVGVHAKSGSDASSYGRRITDFGSLKEYLDANYPTSNVMIMGDFNDDADQSIYIDGTTSTTNVSSFNNFITSSDYTAITKQLSTCNISSTASYPDIIDHLIISNEIGTNGSFPTSGIAYIPNSVTAIRPIVGGTTTSDHFPVSARFQFAPPLSATLVTSTSAVCSGQPVNLAISVSGLGGSDTYSYTVTNGTNSTTTTGVSTSTAQVSLTPTVAGSFTLTVSTSASATATAVSGNVAIDGPISVLAGASSATTTIGGTVSLTASGATTYQWSAPAQAIISPSTGSPVSATLTAAGVQTFTLLAGQGSCTQTTFVSVTATNGPDISPTITLIQSQFAASAPNNARNFVVNLYEVGYHSTASGQLTITLSVPTGYTLTFDGTLTSTSVLDASNVSNDVAVDNTNWDVISSVDGQQITLKMKAGQFLDANTQRNVGFSLTRTTANSGSVSNITVNVANDSGSVYDVNATNNIYARIISGL